A single genomic interval of Aegicerativicinus sediminis harbors:
- a CDS encoding Calx-beta domain-containing protein, which translates to MKLRSLLFLGIITLFLGCEEDDNNATGTAAVSFAYDNLREVEGATIPLSLNLGIDNYAHSGGSVTIDISGGNYGTDYETSEGSSSFNIDLEPNQLTASFTIQPIDDEVIEDDKVLTISISAVTGSLTLGEKTSFTLTLLDDDDPTIASIEFENATFEIDENSTTPLILNLIFDQATTDGGSITIGLAGEAVLDTDYSITGASGNSLVLSVPGGATSASFEIATIDNSEYEPNKTIELSIEEVSGGLSVGVGNSSTVTIINDDAAPNPIANFAIASTTVDEDNGTLSATINFSSTTIADATLEISASGTATLGSDYTYNSSSISPVSINIPSGSDSISFDIDITDDSDTEEDETIILDLTSVTGGLEIGNTTSQFTITITDNDQVSLFSYQESFETVTADISEVGYQNIFINQTLPEGNLIKYLNRADTFPDINDPSQLTANGLQIFYNISSDGEGVIDNMIVSPVLEATGNMKVSYDVSYVTGKAKNIADVTFYWSKSYDGSGSFDESQWTALETVTATSLDAEGVARTGWSRREFNITATSNFYLAIRINQSMTASNDVLQWRWDNIQAIQQ; encoded by the coding sequence ATGAAATTAAGATCACTCTTATTTTTAGGAATTATAACCCTTTTTCTTGGGTGCGAAGAAGATGATAACAATGCAACTGGAACTGCAGCAGTAAGTTTTGCATACGATAATTTAAGAGAGGTTGAAGGGGCGACCATCCCACTCTCTTTGAATTTAGGAATTGATAATTACGCACATTCAGGTGGAAGTGTTACCATCGATATTAGTGGGGGAAACTACGGAACTGATTATGAAACAAGTGAGGGTTCCTCTTCCTTTAATATTGACTTAGAACCAAATCAACTTACAGCTTCTTTTACCATTCAACCTATTGATGATGAGGTAATAGAAGACGACAAGGTATTAACCATATCCATTTCGGCCGTAACTGGCTCCCTTACTTTAGGTGAAAAAACAAGTTTTACGCTCACCCTTTTGGATGATGACGACCCAACGATTGCCTCAATAGAATTTGAAAACGCCACCTTTGAAATAGATGAAAATAGCACCACTCCACTTATATTGAATTTAATTTTCGATCAGGCAACTACAGACGGTGGTAGCATAACAATAGGTTTGGCGGGAGAGGCCGTGTTAGATACCGATTACAGCATAACAGGTGCAAGCGGAAACAGTCTTGTCTTAAGTGTTCCAGGTGGAGCTACCTCAGCATCATTCGAAATAGCAACTATAGATAATTCCGAATACGAACCCAACAAAACGATAGAACTATCTATTGAAGAAGTAAGCGGAGGGTTATCCGTTGGGGTTGGAAACAGTTCCACAGTTACTATAATTAATGACGACGCTGCTCCTAACCCTATCGCTAATTTTGCAATAGCTTCAACTACGGTAGATGAAGATAATGGCACACTGTCCGCTACAATAAACTTTTCAAGTACAACCATCGCAGATGCAACATTAGAAATTTCAGCATCCGGAACAGCCACATTAGGCAGCGATTATACTTATAACAGCTCCTCAATAAGTCCTGTTTCAATAAATATCCCATCAGGCTCCGACTCAATTTCTTTTGATATTGACATAACTGACGACAGTGACACTGAGGAAGATGAAACCATCATTCTAGATCTTACATCAGTTACAGGTGGCTTAGAAATAGGGAACACGACTTCCCAATTCACAATTACAATTACCGATAATGACCAAGTTTCCCTGTTTTCTTACCAAGAATCTTTTGAGACAGTTACTGCAGACATAAGTGAAGTTGGTTATCAAAATATTTTTATTAACCAAACACTTCCAGAAGGAAATCTTATTAAATATCTAAACAGGGCTGATACATTTCCCGACATAAACGATCCTTCACAATTAACTGCAAACGGTCTCCAAATATTTTATAACATTTCCAGCGATGGTGAAGGTGTAATAGATAACATGATAGTCTCCCCTGTGCTGGAGGCAACTGGTAATATGAAAGTTTCCTATGACGTTTCCTATGTGACAGGTAAAGCCAAAAATATTGCAGACGTTACTTTTTATTGGTCAAAATCTTATGATGGCTCAGGTAGTTTTGACGAATCACAATGGACAGCTTTAGAAACTGTTACAGCCACTAGTTTAGATGCAGAAGGCGTAGCAAGAACTGGTTGGTCTAGAAGGGAGTTCAATATTACAGCCACTTCCAATTTTTATTTAGCTATAAGAATTAACCAAAGCATGACTGCCTCTAATGATGTTTTACAATGGAGATGGGATAACATCCAAGCAATACAACAATAG
- a CDS encoding aldose 1-epimerase family protein, with the protein MNNPSVYTISKNGITAKILTKGAELYSLTKNGLEYMWQADPDHWNRHSPVLFPIVGPLIDKEYFYEGENYSLPQHGFARDLEFEAVEVEDDHIIFQQKENANTLKMYPFSYVLQLHYRITENGLDVGYVVKNTNSKTLYFSIGAHPAFSCPFEDGQKRSEYQLVFDKQLMPEAIDKNEEGKFYIDSTYKVMDEPGIMELPDGKFDDGSITFNPNPFSKVKFVHKPTNKDYLSVTFKNFPYLGIWSAKDAPFICIEPWHGIADNTDHTKEFTQKEGIVALEPKENFKFSFSIEIL; encoded by the coding sequence ATGAATAATCCGTCTGTATATACCATTTCAAAAAACGGGATCACCGCCAAAATTCTAACCAAAGGGGCAGAATTGTATAGTTTAACTAAGAACGGCCTAGAATATATGTGGCAGGCAGATCCAGATCATTGGAATAGGCATTCACCAGTTCTTTTTCCTATAGTAGGACCTTTAATTGATAAGGAATATTTCTATGAAGGTGAAAATTACAGTCTTCCTCAACATGGTTTTGCCCGAGATTTGGAATTTGAAGCAGTTGAAGTAGAAGATGATCATATTATTTTTCAGCAAAAAGAAAATGCTAATACCTTGAAAATGTATCCTTTTAGTTATGTTTTGCAATTGCATTATCGTATAACTGAAAACGGTCTTGACGTAGGTTATGTAGTAAAAAACACGAATTCTAAAACACTGTATTTTTCCATAGGAGCACACCCTGCATTTAGTTGTCCTTTTGAGGATGGCCAAAAAAGAAGTGAATACCAATTAGTGTTTGACAAGCAATTGATGCCTGAGGCAATCGATAAAAATGAAGAAGGAAAATTTTATATAGATTCTACTTATAAAGTAATGGATGAACCCGGAATAATGGAGTTACCCGATGGGAAGTTCGACGACGGTTCAATTACGTTCAACCCAAATCCCTTCTCAAAAGTAAAGTTCGTTCACAAGCCAACAAATAAAGACTATTTGAGCGTAACCTTTAAAAATTTCCCTTATTTGGGGATATGGTCCGCGAAGGATGCCCCTTTTATTTGTATTGAGCCTTGGCATGGAATAGCTGATAATACTGATCATACTAAAGAATTTACCCAGAAAGAAGGTATAGTGGCTTTAGAGCCGAAGGAAAATTTTAAATTCTCTTTTTCAATAGAAATTTTATAA
- a CDS encoding sulfatase family protein — protein MKAFIFIICSLFISFTSKAQEKPNVLWIVTEDISPTLSMYGDSTAQTPNLDMLARESMVYDNAFAVVGVCAPTRSSIITGMYPTTIGTMHMRTGQDVMSWGKRSYEGKEALARTDLDGNEIRQYAAVIPDYVKCYTEYLRAEGYFCTNNQKTDYQFAAPVTAWDENNTKAHWGNRLDEKTPFFSVFNIGVTHESRLWVNDDLPLTVNPKDVKVPPYLPDNEATRKTVARHYSNVELMDKEVGNLIKQLKEDGLYDKTIIFFYSDHGGPLPRQKREIYDSGLKVPFMVKGITGEVGRTDRLISFVDLAPTMLSLAGIKPPEYLEGKAFLGSYKAENRNYVFGSSDRFDEYSDRIRAVRNKQYLYLRNDYPNLPKYKDVGYRKNIPMMPVFLKLKEMGKLNTIQQSWFETKTEEELYDCENDPFNIHNLAEDHKYATILAEMRKALENHLENRHDMGLQPEAQLINNMWPNFQQPITEQVEIKKIGATIELTSKTKGASIAYIISENANEKLDFNSGWKLYSKPLALEYGKYLYSLAQRIGFKETEIQVFKM, from the coding sequence ATGAAAGCTTTTATATTCATCATATGTTCTTTATTCATTTCCTTTACCAGTAAGGCTCAAGAAAAACCAAATGTTCTTTGGATAGTAACGGAGGATATAAGCCCAACCCTCTCAATGTATGGCGATTCAACTGCCCAAACCCCAAATTTAGATATGCTTGCAAGAGAAAGCATGGTTTATGACAATGCCTTTGCAGTAGTAGGTGTATGTGCTCCAACCCGTTCTTCTATAATTACGGGAATGTATCCTACAACTATAGGTACTATGCATATGCGAACCGGACAAGATGTTATGTCTTGGGGTAAACGCTCCTATGAGGGAAAAGAAGCTTTAGCAAGAACCGATTTAGATGGAAATGAAATTAGACAATATGCGGCGGTAATTCCAGATTATGTTAAATGTTATACAGAATACCTCAGGGCGGAAGGGTATTTCTGCACAAATAATCAAAAAACAGACTATCAATTTGCTGCGCCAGTTACGGCTTGGGATGAAAATAACACCAAAGCTCATTGGGGAAATCGGTTAGATGAAAAAACGCCATTTTTCTCCGTTTTCAATATAGGGGTTACTCATGAAAGTCGATTGTGGGTTAATGACGACTTGCCATTAACAGTAAATCCAAAAGATGTAAAAGTTCCTCCATATTTACCGGATAATGAAGCCACACGTAAAACGGTGGCGAGACATTATAGCAACGTGGAGTTGATGGATAAGGAGGTGGGAAACCTAATAAAACAGCTAAAAGAAGATGGGCTATATGACAAAACCATCATTTTCTTTTACAGCGATCACGGAGGGCCATTACCACGTCAAAAAAGAGAAATTTACGATTCTGGGTTGAAGGTTCCTTTTATGGTAAAAGGAATCACTGGTGAAGTTGGAAGAACTGATAGATTGATATCCTTTGTTGATTTGGCGCCAACCATGTTAAGTCTTGCTGGAATAAAACCACCAGAGTATTTAGAAGGAAAAGCATTTTTAGGTAGCTACAAGGCCGAAAATAGAAATTATGTTTTTGGGAGCTCAGATAGGTTTGATGAATATTCGGATAGAATTAGGGCGGTTAGAAACAAGCAATATTTATATCTGAGAAACGATTATCCTAATCTTCCGAAATATAAGGACGTGGGATACCGAAAAAACATTCCTATGATGCCCGTTTTTCTAAAATTGAAAGAAATGGGTAAACTTAATACCATTCAACAAAGTTGGTTTGAAACCAAAACCGAAGAAGAATTGTATGATTGTGAAAACGATCCTTTCAATATTCACAATTTAGCAGAAGATCACAAATATGCTACAATCTTGGCAGAAATGCGAAAAGCTTTAGAGAATCATTTAGAAAATCGACATGATATGGGTCTTCAACCCGAAGCTCAACTAATAAATAACATGTGGCCCAATTTTCAGCAGCCTATTACAGAACAAGTTGAAATTAAAAAGATAGGTGCGACAATAGAATTAACGTCCAAAACAAAAGGTGCCTCTATAGCATACATCATATCCGAAAACGCAAACGAGAAATTGGACTTCAATAGTGGTTGGAAACTGTATTCAAAACCTTTGGCATTAGAATATGGTAAATACCTTTATTCCTTAGCTCAACGGATTGGTTTTAAAGAAACCGAGATTCAGGTTTTCAAAATGTAA
- a CDS encoding sulfatase yields MQKRYINWIFILATLASLSCVNERGQELAPQPNVLLIYMDDLRPELASYGRQNIKSPNIDALSNRGIKFTNAYCNVPVCGASRASMLTGMLPTVNRFLDYNTFVEKEVPDAITLPQLFKENGYLTISNGKIYHHLDDRETDWDEIWRPYAFDENELELSPTDYWQSLWKDYHLTENIDEYKRTGTGPAYENANVADSVYIDGMVAKKVIWDLKKLKKTDKPFFLTAGFISPHLPFNAPKKYWDMYPRDSIKQPNNNYIPKNAPKISISNWPEMRAYSGIPKKGQVSDSLAKTLIHGYYATVSYVDALIGEILNQLEVLDLEKNTIVVFVSDHGYNLQEHTQWAKFTNYNTSTQVPLVIYNPFSKQQSATTNALVELVDVYPTIAELCRLQAPKNQLDGESLAPILNEPNLKGKNHILIKRGNGFTLKTQQFSYTEYINLKNDSLISNMLYDHKIDKDENINVVDEQEYAETVKRLRGILHTEYSYNIQGRGLEH; encoded by the coding sequence TTGCAAAAACGTTATATAAATTGGATTTTCATACTTGCTACTTTAGCTAGTTTAAGTTGTGTAAATGAGCGGGGCCAAGAACTAGCTCCCCAACCAAATGTGCTTCTAATTTATATGGATGATCTACGACCTGAGCTTGCCTCGTATGGTCGTCAGAACATAAAATCTCCTAATATTGACGCCCTTTCAAACAGGGGTATTAAATTTACTAATGCTTATTGTAACGTTCCTGTTTGTGGCGCTTCAAGGGCAAGTATGCTCACAGGCATGCTGCCTACTGTAAATCGATTTTTAGACTACAACACTTTTGTTGAAAAGGAAGTACCTGATGCCATTACTTTGCCCCAGTTATTCAAGGAAAATGGTTATCTAACAATTTCGAACGGGAAAATTTATCATCATTTAGACGATCGGGAAACTGATTGGGATGAGATTTGGAGGCCATATGCATTTGACGAAAATGAGTTAGAATTATCCCCTACAGATTATTGGCAATCGCTTTGGAAAGACTACCACTTAACTGAAAATATAGACGAATACAAAAGAACTGGCACAGGTCCTGCTTATGAAAATGCCAATGTAGCAGATTCTGTTTACATTGATGGCATGGTGGCTAAAAAAGTTATATGGGATTTGAAAAAATTGAAAAAAACTGACAAACCATTCTTTCTTACCGCTGGTTTCATTAGCCCGCATCTTCCATTCAATGCACCAAAAAAATATTGGGATATGTATCCACGAGATAGTATAAAACAACCCAATAACAATTACATTCCTAAGAATGCACCAAAAATTTCAATTAGCAATTGGCCGGAAATGCGAGCCTATTCGGGCATACCCAAGAAGGGACAAGTAAGCGATTCGTTGGCAAAAACACTTATTCATGGCTATTATGCCACGGTTAGTTATGTCGACGCCCTAATCGGTGAAATTTTGAACCAATTAGAAGTACTAGACCTCGAAAAAAATACGATTGTTGTTTTTGTTTCCGATCATGGATACAATCTTCAAGAGCACACACAATGGGCAAAATTCACCAATTACAATACATCTACACAAGTACCATTAGTAATTTACAATCCTTTTTCAAAACAACAGTCTGCTACGACCAACGCATTGGTGGAATTAGTTGATGTATACCCAACTATTGCCGAATTATGTCGGTTACAAGCCCCCAAGAACCAATTAGATGGGGAGAGCTTGGCGCCTATACTTAATGAACCAAATCTCAAAGGCAAAAACCATATTTTAATTAAGAGAGGTAATGGTTTCACCTTAAAAACTCAACAATTTAGTTATACAGAATACATAAATCTAAAAAATGACTCTTTAATATCAAACATGCTTTATGACCATAAAATTGATAAAGACGAAAATATAAATGTGGTTGATGAACAGGAATATGCTGAAACGGTAAAAAGGCTGCGGGGAATTTTACATACCGAATATAGCTATAACATTCAAGGGAGGGGTTTAGAGCATTAA
- a CDS encoding endo-1,4-beta-xylanase, translated as MSLYLSQAQTSHNGINILDSLKLRFLKSNNAEGEISVNGNSDSPIIKITTNTQPAFIYNLASKIPLIHKEFKEGQVFLISFKARTISSSLETGEAKLLWLLRQSESHKDNLTNTISIGSDWQEFHIPFQASRNILEKDFRVVFQYGFKPQSLEMKDLTFEVFPMGTSLDALPKTEISYVGMEPNAQWRVNAISRIEKLRKKDFILKFVSNGKTVENQSFSISLKSHAFPFGAAINAKDVVEGTMKYNLFKENFNLAVFENDLKIKSWYRGKNAETTKKAMEILKSDGIDLKGHVLIWPGFNYLTNEYRQQKNNPEAIKSLMGEHVQTMLVETKGYTTQWDVVNEAYTNQDLQNITGSEEILFDGFKMAKKLQPSSARFTNEYGIISKGGIDSKKQEWYYNFIKRIDENTGGLVDGIGIQCHIGSDLTSPERVLKILTYYGSLGKKISISEFTMDIKDPQLREQYTRDFMIAAFSHPNVSEFLFWGYMEEESKKVDIFKSNGEIGSMGKAYFGLVKGAWHTKFNASTDNQGYIKNRGFFGTYEYQTVVDGQLKTGTFTLGKDQNSIITINLE; from the coding sequence TTGTCATTATATCTTTCCCAAGCCCAAACCTCGCATAATGGAATTAATATTTTAGACTCCCTAAAGCTACGATTTCTTAAAAGCAACAATGCTGAAGGTGAAATTAGTGTCAATGGTAATTCTGACTCACCAATAATAAAGATTACAACAAACACCCAGCCTGCATTTATTTATAACCTGGCCAGTAAAATTCCCTTGATCCATAAAGAATTTAAAGAAGGACAGGTTTTCTTGATTTCTTTCAAAGCAAGGACCATTTCCTCTTCATTAGAAACAGGTGAAGCAAAACTGTTATGGTTACTTCGTCAATCTGAATCTCACAAAGACAATCTTACAAATACCATTAGCATTGGGTCAGATTGGCAAGAATTTCATATACCGTTTCAAGCAAGTAGAAACATATTAGAAAAAGACTTCAGGGTAGTGTTTCAATATGGCTTTAAGCCCCAATCTTTGGAAATGAAGGATTTAACCTTCGAGGTATTTCCTATGGGTACGTCATTAGACGCCTTACCAAAAACTGAAATATCGTATGTGGGAATGGAACCAAACGCGCAATGGAGAGTGAATGCCATTTCTAGAATTGAAAAACTGCGTAAAAAGGATTTTATATTAAAATTTGTTTCAAATGGAAAGACGGTTGAAAATCAATCTTTTTCAATCTCTTTAAAAAGTCATGCTTTCCCATTTGGTGCAGCAATAAACGCCAAGGATGTGGTTGAAGGAACTATGAAATACAACTTATTCAAAGAAAATTTCAATTTGGCCGTATTTGAAAACGATTTGAAAATTAAATCTTGGTACCGTGGCAAAAATGCAGAGACTACAAAAAAGGCTATGGAGATTTTGAAAAGTGATGGTATAGATTTAAAAGGGCATGTGCTTATCTGGCCTGGGTTTAATTACCTAACAAATGAATACCGGCAACAAAAAAACAACCCAGAGGCTATCAAATCTCTGATGGGAGAACATGTGCAAACTATGTTAGTGGAAACTAAAGGATATACAACGCAGTGGGATGTGGTCAATGAAGCCTATACCAACCAAGATCTACAGAATATTACCGGATCCGAAGAAATTTTGTTTGACGGTTTCAAAATGGCTAAAAAACTTCAACCTTCTTCTGCAAGATTTACTAATGAATATGGCATTATTAGTAAAGGCGGCATAGATTCTAAAAAGCAAGAATGGTATTATAATTTCATTAAAAGAATTGACGAAAACACAGGTGGATTGGTTGACGGAATTGGCATACAATGCCACATTGGAAGTGATTTAACCTCTCCTGAAAGAGTATTGAAAATTCTAACTTATTATGGAAGTCTCGGAAAAAAAATAAGTATCTCCGAGTTTACAATGGACATAAAGGATCCTCAACTGCGCGAGCAATACACTAGAGACTTTATGATAGCCGCTTTTAGCCACCCCAATGTTTCTGAATTTTTGTTTTGGGGATATATGGAAGAAGAATCCAAAAAAGTTGATATTTTTAAAAGTAATGGAGAAATAGGATCTATGGGGAAAGCCTATTTCGGTTTGGTTAAAGGGGCATGGCATACTAAATTTAATGCCTCAACTGACAATCAAGGATATATAAAAAATAGAGGCTTTTTTGGAACTTACGAATACCAAACAGTTGTAGATGGACAATTGAAAACAGGAACGTTTACTTTAGGAAAAGATCAAAACTCAATAATTACAATAAACCTAGAATGA
- a CDS encoding cellulase family glycosylhydrolase yields MKRFPVTFLILSWKTILLAQITPTEMVSDMGRGINLGNVLSAPVEGAWALPFEESYFEDIANAGFKTVRIPIDFLGTRTTGNTEGYSKSSGTEASYSGSPSDYVVDPNFLNRVEQIVNWGLTKNLIVILDFHGKHLRDDFLYTFDTRANFAEFYTHPTSAKRKADNEKFRAIWAQVAERFKNYPYQLVFEIVNEPYFHLTADEMDVINTDIIQIIRGTGNNNNDRNIIIVGGGENSYNAPLQLSDAVLNLDDNLIATFHYYLPRGFTASSDPNVNNRTFTWGSESDKNEVNSHFQIVKNWSQNKNIPILLGEFGADNECGFNYNTGVCNSEGGPEADSRALYHKYLADLAIDLGFSFTAWDAGHKSNKTIYIAENRTWVENVKEALLGNSRCTNSDFILNSDFECGITTEWVIKTNSSSSATFSQAEVSNTFEGNISAKINVSSTSGAHNAVFIENQAVTADQFLGKSIVIKGYGKSSTAQDVRLRLRVEDANTDVSYPGKVFTLNNTDYQLMEYEYTVPENTANIRFQILVGSSIGTTYFDGFTVEEQTLSINNKTVENDWFQIYPNPAQENILITSNEVISQLEIYDTTGKRVMGINSTTKSVDVENLANGLYLVKVFGKNNKVSIKRIVVNR; encoded by the coding sequence ATGAAACGTTTCCCAGTAACCTTCCTCATCCTTTCCTGGAAAACCATACTCTTGGCACAAATAACGCCAACTGAAATGGTGTCAGACATGGGAAGAGGAATCAATCTGGGAAATGTTCTAAGTGCTCCGGTGGAAGGTGCTTGGGCCTTACCATTTGAAGAAAGCTATTTTGAAGACATAGCAAATGCCGGTTTTAAAACTGTTAGAATTCCGATAGACTTTTTGGGTACAAGAACAACAGGTAATACGGAAGGTTATTCTAAATCTTCGGGTACAGAAGCAAGCTATTCCGGCAGTCCATCAGATTATGTAGTAGACCCAAATTTTTTAAATCGGGTAGAACAAATCGTCAATTGGGGATTAACTAAAAATCTTATCGTAATTCTCGATTTCCATGGCAAACACCTAAGGGATGACTTTTTATACACTTTTGATACCAGGGCAAACTTCGCCGAATTTTACACCCATCCAACCTCTGCCAAAAGAAAGGCAGATAATGAAAAGTTCAGGGCTATATGGGCTCAGGTTGCAGAGCGTTTTAAAAATTATCCCTATCAATTAGTTTTTGAAATTGTCAACGAACCTTACTTTCATTTAACAGCCGATGAAATGGATGTCATCAATACAGATATCATCCAAATAATTAGGGGGACTGGAAATAATAATAACGATCGCAATATTATCATTGTTGGTGGAGGTGAAAATTCTTATAATGCTCCACTTCAACTAAGTGATGCCGTTCTAAATTTAGATGACAATTTAATAGCTACTTTTCATTACTACCTCCCCAGAGGATTCACGGCTTCCTCAGATCCAAACGTTAACAATAGAACATTTACATGGGGGTCTGAATCAGATAAAAATGAAGTGAATAGTCATTTTCAAATCGTTAAAAATTGGTCACAAAACAAAAATATTCCAATACTCTTAGGTGAATTTGGAGCTGATAACGAATGTGGCTTCAATTATAATACTGGCGTCTGCAATTCAGAAGGTGGTCCAGAAGCCGATTCAAGAGCTCTTTACCATAAATATTTGGCTGATTTGGCAATTGATTTGGGATTCAGCTTTACCGCCTGGGATGCAGGACATAAATCCAATAAGACAATCTATATAGCTGAAAATAGAACTTGGGTTGAAAATGTAAAAGAGGCACTATTAGGCAATTCTAGATGCACCAATTCCGATTTTATTTTGAATTCCGATTTTGAATGCGGGATAACTACGGAATGGGTTATTAAAACAAACTCATCTTCTTCAGCAACATTCAGCCAAGCTGAAGTATCAAATACTTTTGAAGGGAATATTTCAGCTAAAATAAATGTAAGCTCAACGTCAGGTGCACATAATGCTGTTTTTATTGAAAATCAAGCTGTAACGGCTGATCAATTTTTAGGAAAAAGCATAGTTATCAAAGGATATGGGAAAAGTTCCACAGCCCAGGATGTAAGGCTTAGGTTAAGGGTGGAAGATGCCAATACAGATGTGAGTTACCCTGGAAAAGTTTTTACTCTTAATAATACTGATTACCAGTTGATGGAATATGAATATACAGTTCCTGAGAATACGGCGAACATCCGATTCCAAATTTTGGTAGGGTCGTCTATTGGCACAACATACTTTGACGGGTTTACCGTAGAAGAGCAGACCCTATCCATAAACAATAAAACAGTGGAAAATGATTGGTTTCAGATATACCCAAACCCCGCCCAAGAGAATATATTAATTACTAGCAACGAAGTGATTTCTCAACTAGAGATTTATGATACAACTGGTAAAAGAGTTATGGGTATCAATTCTACAACTAAGTCCGTCGATGTAGAAAACTTGGCCAATGGTTTGTATTTGGTAAAAGTTTTTGGAAAGAATAATAAAGTAAGCATCAAACGAATAGTGGTAAACCGCTAG
- a CDS encoding sugar phosphate isomerase/epimerase family protein gives MFQKENLIPWSIVGFDVKERTPQERLEMLKDLGFTQYAYGYRPKHIPTMAEEWQLAKEKGIQIKAVWLYINLKKDRPGKLKPDSEIVFENLKNIGLKTQIWVGFEPSYFEGLSDLDAFSEAKTMLEYLIERADEVGCKIALYNHGGWYGKSENQLKLINTFPKKDIGVVYNFHHSHENLDTYQNDINHLLPYLWCVNLTGMKEDGPKILTIGEGTEEKLMIEYVIEIGYNGPFGILGHVKGGDPETILQDNYNGLQNLFKGD, from the coding sequence ATGTTTCAAAAAGAAAATCTTATCCCATGGTCCATTGTTGGTTTTGATGTTAAAGAGAGGACACCCCAAGAGAGATTAGAGATGTTAAAGGATTTAGGGTTTACTCAATATGCATACGGTTATCGCCCTAAGCATATACCAACTATGGCAGAGGAATGGCAATTAGCCAAAGAGAAGGGCATCCAAATAAAAGCAGTTTGGTTATATATCAACCTTAAAAAGGATAGACCAGGAAAGCTTAAACCTGATAGTGAAATTGTTTTTGAAAATCTAAAAAATATTGGTCTAAAAACCCAGATTTGGGTTGGTTTCGAACCCTCCTATTTTGAAGGGCTTTCTGATTTAGATGCGTTTTCTGAAGCTAAGACAATGCTAGAATACCTTATTGAAAGAGCTGATGAAGTTGGCTGTAAAATTGCATTATATAATCATGGAGGGTGGTATGGAAAATCAGAAAATCAACTTAAGCTTATCAACACCTTTCCTAAAAAAGACATTGGTGTCGTTTATAATTTTCATCATAGCCATGAAAATTTAGATACCTATCAAAACGATATTAACCATCTTTTACCCTATCTCTGGTGTGTTAATCTCACGGGAATGAAAGAAGACGGGCCAAAAATCTTGACCATTGGTGAAGGAACTGAAGAAAAATTAATGATAGAATATGTAATCGAAATTGGATATAACGGACCATTTGGAATACTCGGGCATGTGAAAGGAGGCGATCCAGAAACAATTTTACAAGACAATTACAACGGACTTCAAAATTTATTTAAAGGTGATTAG